The genomic interval TCTGGTGATCCCTAAGAAACCTATCCCGAAGCTGGCCGATGCGGAATCCCAAGACCATGCCCTCATGGGACACCTGCTGCTAACCGTCAAGCGGGTGGCAGAACAAGAGGGATTAACCAACGGCTACCGGGTGGTGATCAATACAGGATCTGATGGCGGACAAACTGTTGATCATCTCCACCTCCACATTTTGGGCGGACGGTCGATGACCTGGCCCCCCGGCTGATGCGTCAGGCACAACCCTACTCACACCTAGAAAGTCGCTATCCGACCTCCTAGGCATTTTGTAACAAAAACGAAACAAACTACCCCCTGCCGCCAGCCTGATGAAACCTAGGTTCAGCGGTTTTTTCATGTCTGAACTCAAAAGCCTTGTGGAGC from Leptolyngbya sp. CCY15150 carries:
- a CDS encoding histidine triad nucleotide-binding protein, whose product is MSETLFSKIINREIPADIVYEDNLVLAFRDIAPQAPVHILVIPKKPIPKLADAESQDHALMGHLLLTVKRVAEQEGLTNGYRVVINTGSDGGQTVDHLHLHILGGRSMTWPPG